From a region of the Arthrobacter sp. OAP107 genome:
- a CDS encoding DNA-binding protein → MKDRVFAAAEQISAERRPTVSTVRAAAGVSNADATRYLKEWTEEKQAAGGQVAATPAALLEQAARLAGACWVEASALANERHAAAEAVWAQEKKDLNQEVAELVADLDKAVAEKDAAVTELTARITALEREAAAAAEQLKRARAAEREATGTAAAAATRAAAAEARAAVLQEAHDALLQRITPEAPPETGTEGQSGA, encoded by the coding sequence GTGAAAGACCGGGTTTTTGCTGCCGCTGAGCAGATCAGCGCCGAGCGGCGCCCGACGGTGTCCACGGTCCGCGCGGCCGCGGGGGTGAGCAACGCTGACGCGACCCGGTACCTGAAGGAATGGACCGAGGAGAAACAGGCTGCCGGGGGACAGGTCGCCGCGACGCCGGCAGCCCTGCTGGAACAGGCCGCCCGCTTGGCGGGGGCGTGCTGGGTCGAGGCCTCCGCGCTGGCCAACGAGCGGCATGCGGCCGCTGAAGCGGTCTGGGCGCAGGAGAAAAAGGACCTGAACCAGGAGGTCGCCGAGCTCGTTGCCGACCTGGACAAGGCGGTCGCCGAGAAGGACGCTGCGGTCACCGAGCTCACGGCAAGGATCACTGCCCTCGAACGCGAGGCCGCCGCCGCGGCTGAGCAGTTGAAACGCGCGCGGGCGGCAGAGCGCGAAGCGACCGGAACGGCGGCCGCGGCGGCGACCAGGGCGGCGGCGGCCGAGGCACGCGCCGCGGTCCTGCAGGAGGCACACGACGCGTTGCTGCAGCGCATCACTCCGGAGGCGCCGCCGGAGACCGGAACGGAAGGTCAGTCCGGTGCCTAG
- a CDS encoding glutaredoxin family protein produces MTVTIYTKPSGCFGCTKTKQKFVEAGLPFHEVDVTTNQAAFEYITDELGYSQVPVVVYDKDGTENHWSGLNPGKIDQVIAIEAAPGRVREA; encoded by the coding sequence ATGACTGTCACCATCTACACCAAGCCCTCCGGATGCTTCGGATGCACCAAGACCAAGCAGAAATTCGTTGAGGCCGGCCTGCCCTTCCATGAAGTGGACGTCACCACGAACCAGGCCGCTTTCGAGTACATCACGGATGAACTCGGCTACTCCCAGGTCCCCGTCGTCGTCTACGACAAAGACGGCACCGAAAACCACTGGTCCGGACTCAACCCCGGCAAGATCGACCAGGTCATCGCCATCGAAGCAGCCCCCGGCCGCGTCCGCGAAGCCTAG
- a CDS encoding nucleotidyl transferase AbiEii/AbiGii toxin family protein has translation MEKAREDVARTGLDALKGHGFALAGASASELHGLISRPTRDLDLFTNLLDKGRFEQALQDLTAAYRTEGSSVRTVQQSDVFARLEITTTSGAVVPVDIAVDWRAYQPAQFDVGPVLDERDAAASKIDAVMSRSLPRDFLDVDSIRNDGRFTDDKLLELTAYRFGSSFDRAELGFALRQVMRVRPEDVAEYGVDPRALDQIKLRLVEWAETVSPPGPGDIDITAARAVIDADRPGLGTVRPAPTSMAAGARPYSPARDNARGYSR, from the coding sequence ATGGAGAAAGCCCGCGAAGACGTAGCCCGGACCGGCCTGGACGCGCTGAAGGGTCACGGCTTCGCGCTGGCAGGAGCAAGCGCCAGCGAACTCCACGGGCTAATCAGCCGCCCCACCCGGGACCTGGACCTGTTCACCAACCTCCTGGACAAGGGCCGGTTCGAACAGGCCCTCCAGGATCTGACAGCGGCGTACCGGACCGAGGGCAGCAGCGTCCGGACCGTCCAGCAAAGCGACGTGTTCGCGCGCCTGGAAATCACCACCACATCCGGGGCCGTGGTCCCGGTCGATATCGCCGTAGACTGGCGGGCCTACCAGCCGGCGCAGTTCGACGTCGGGCCCGTCCTGGATGAGCGCGATGCCGCAGCCAGCAAGATCGATGCCGTGATGAGCAGGTCACTGCCCCGGGACTTCCTCGATGTCGACTCGATCCGCAACGACGGACGCTTCACCGATGACAAGCTCCTCGAGCTGACGGCCTACAGATTCGGCTCATCCTTTGACCGCGCGGAACTGGGCTTTGCCCTGCGTCAGGTCATGCGGGTGCGTCCCGAAGATGTCGCCGAGTACGGCGTGGATCCGCGCGCCCTCGACCAGATCAAGCTGCGCCTGGTCGAATGGGCCGAAACGGTCTCACCACCGGGCCCCGGAGACATCGACATCACCGCGGCCCGGGCGGTCATCGATGCCGACCGACCAGGCCTCGGGACAGTGCGCCCTGCCCCAACCAGCATGGCGGCCGGCGCGCGTCCATACTCGCCGGCACGGGACAACGCCCGGGGTTACAGCCGCTAA
- a CDS encoding XRE family transcriptional regulator, with product MTITPSGRQPVSSTAAAVGAKIRLRRQQRGMSAAELARRGGLGKATLSQLEAGKGNPTIDTLDAIAIALSIPIADLLASEADTGPVYRPSTAAEPDEVSRELLRRISSGNSLELWRLRMPPGTELAGVPHATGTIEHLLVSSGYVTAGPVQAPRDLGPGDMLAFAGDAPHFYRTDTGPADITVVLASPITV from the coding sequence ATGACGATCACCCCGTCCGGCCGCCAGCCGGTCAGCAGCACCGCGGCCGCGGTCGGCGCAAAGATCCGACTCCGCCGCCAGCAGCGCGGCATGAGCGCAGCTGAGCTCGCACGCCGGGGCGGACTGGGAAAGGCGACGCTGTCCCAGCTGGAAGCAGGCAAAGGCAACCCGACCATCGACACACTGGACGCCATTGCGATTGCGCTGAGCATCCCGATCGCTGACCTGCTGGCCAGCGAAGCCGACACGGGACCCGTCTACCGCCCGAGCACCGCTGCCGAGCCGGACGAAGTCTCCAGAGAGCTGCTGCGCCGCATCAGCAGCGGCAACAGCCTTGAACTCTGGCGCCTGCGCATGCCGCCCGGAACTGAGCTGGCCGGGGTGCCCCACGCCACCGGCACCATCGAACACCTGCTGGTCTCCAGCGGATACGTGACCGCCGGCCCGGTCCAAGCCCCACGGGATCTGGGTCCGGGAGACATGCTCGCCTTCGCCGGCGACGCCCCACACTTCTACCGCACCGACACCGGACCGGCCGACATCACCGTCGTCCTCGCCTCCCCGATCACCGTCTGA
- a CDS encoding helix-turn-helix domain-containing protein — protein MAGRAETNTAAPSPSRFPKMLTLVQVQEILNIGMPALRALVASGELRAVQLGGKRMWRVSEDDLAAYLDLAYEQTRARIDSGQITPDEDAADG, from the coding sequence ATGGCCGGACGGGCAGAGACGAACACCGCGGCGCCGTCGCCGAGCCGCTTCCCGAAGATGCTCACTTTGGTCCAGGTCCAGGAGATCCTGAACATTGGCATGCCCGCACTGCGGGCACTGGTGGCCTCGGGTGAGTTGCGTGCCGTGCAGCTCGGTGGAAAGCGCATGTGGAGGGTCAGCGAGGACGACCTCGCAGCGTACCTGGATCTCGCCTACGAGCAGACCAGAGCACGGATCGACTCGGGTCAGATCACCCCGGATGAGGATGCCGCGGACGGCTAA
- the ssb gene encoding single-stranded DNA-binding protein, with protein MSGETTITVIGNLTSDPELRHSPGGAAVANFTIASTPRTFDPASKEWKDGDTLFLRASIWREAAENAAASLAKGSRVVASGVLKPRTYETKAGEKRTVLELEVEEIGLSLRYTAATPAARPSKAEPALKDAGPNGAHPADTFTISPRQYADDDAWFGLRANPGGVIAPPVITETPVYKND; from the coding sequence ATGTCAGGCGAAACCACCATCACCGTCATCGGCAACCTCACCAGCGACCCGGAACTCCGTCACTCCCCGGGCGGGGCGGCGGTCGCGAACTTCACCATCGCCTCCACGCCCAGGACCTTCGACCCGGCCTCCAAGGAGTGGAAGGACGGCGACACCCTGTTCCTGCGGGCCAGTATCTGGCGTGAGGCGGCCGAGAACGCCGCAGCGTCCCTGGCCAAGGGCTCCAGGGTGGTGGCCTCCGGAGTCCTGAAGCCCCGCACCTATGAGACGAAGGCAGGGGAGAAGCGCACCGTCCTGGAGCTCGAGGTCGAAGAGATCGGCCTGTCCCTGCGCTACACGGCCGCCACACCCGCTGCCCGGCCATCCAAGGCCGAACCAGCCCTGAAGGACGCGGGGCCGAACGGCGCCCACCCGGCCGACACCTTCACGATCAGCCCACGCCAGTACGCCGACGACGATGCCTGGTTCGGCCTTCGGGCCAACCCGGGCGGCGTTATCGCCCCTCCGGTCATCACCGAGACACCCGTGTACAAGAACGATTAG
- a CDS encoding low specificity L-threonine aldolase: MSTTTVTPSGLAFMSDNMAGASPEIVQAVAAAAAGNAAPYGNDPFTDSARHKLSEIFERDVAIFPVSTGTAANCLALAALTPSWGSVLCHPDSHINNDECGAPEFFTNGAKLVTVPGNDSKIDPGALHAAARRKAGDVHSVQPSVLSISQATESGSVYSLDEIRQLGSIAKDAGLRVHMDGARFANSLVHLETTPAEMTWKAGIDILSFGATKNGAMTADAIVTFDPELATELAFRAKRAGQLASKMRFHAAQLDAYLTDDLWLRNAHQANAMATRLEDGLREIADTELLGSPQANILFCRLPRPVTNALLAEGYTFYHDRWEPGTLRFVTSFSHTPDDIDHLLDAVRRQMFASHGRTNGAPQSA; this comes from the coding sequence ATGAGCACCACCACCGTCACCCCTTCCGGCCTCGCTTTCATGAGCGACAACATGGCAGGGGCATCACCCGAAATCGTGCAAGCAGTCGCCGCGGCGGCTGCCGGGAACGCCGCGCCCTACGGCAATGACCCCTTCACCGACAGCGCACGCCACAAACTAAGCGAAATTTTCGAACGGGACGTCGCCATCTTCCCGGTCTCCACCGGGACAGCCGCGAACTGCCTGGCCCTGGCAGCCCTCACCCCGTCCTGGGGGAGCGTGCTATGCCACCCCGACAGCCACATCAACAACGACGAATGCGGCGCACCGGAATTCTTCACCAACGGCGCCAAGCTCGTCACCGTCCCCGGCAACGACAGCAAGATCGACCCCGGCGCCCTGCACGCCGCCGCACGCCGCAAAGCCGGTGACGTCCACAGCGTCCAGCCCTCCGTGCTGAGCATCAGCCAAGCCACCGAAAGCGGCAGCGTCTACTCCCTTGATGAGATCCGCCAGCTCGGCAGCATAGCCAAAGACGCAGGGCTGCGCGTTCACATGGACGGAGCACGCTTCGCCAACTCCCTCGTTCATCTTGAAACAACCCCGGCCGAGATGACCTGGAAGGCCGGCATCGACATCCTGTCCTTCGGCGCAACCAAGAACGGCGCCATGACCGCCGACGCCATCGTTACCTTCGACCCCGAACTGGCCACCGAGCTCGCCTTTCGTGCCAAGCGTGCGGGCCAGCTCGCCTCCAAAATGCGCTTCCACGCCGCCCAACTCGATGCCTACCTTACCGACGATCTCTGGCTGCGGAACGCACACCAGGCCAACGCGATGGCCACCCGGCTCGAGGACGGCCTCAGAGAAATAGCCGACACCGAGCTGCTGGGCAGCCCTCAGGCAAACATCCTGTTCTGCCGCCTGCCCCGACCAGTCACCAACGCCCTTCTGGCCGAGGGCTATACCTTCTACCACGACCGCTGGGAACCCGGCACCCTCCGGTTCGTCACCTCGTTCTCCCACACCCCCGACGACATCGACCACCTCCTCGACGCCGTACGCCGACAAATGTTCGCATCGCACGGCAGAACAAATGGGGCACCTCAAAGCGCGTAG